The DNA window CAAGCAACATATACAAGAACAACAATGTATTTTACAAACAAAGTTTGGTTTTCAAGCCACTTTTCCAACCCTACACCTCATAAAAGACACTTGCCAAACCATGACAAACAAGTGCAAAAAATCAGTTGCAAAGATATTCATCCAAGCTTGGAAATTATTTTGGATTGGCCGGCGGCACTCCCAAGAGGTAATTTCCATATCCATTGGTATTTAAGGTACTGCTTGCATTGGCCTTTGAGATAAATCCTCAATTCCTCCAACTATGTTCCTGCGAAATAAATGGGACCACATGATAAATAATGGAATGTTGATCAACAAAACCATGCTTTGTGTGTGCTATTGTTGTCATTGATGTGGCACGTGTCACTTCTTTGTGAGATGGAATGAATCTTGccattttttaatttatggCTTGCCAAGATTCCAGAAAATGAGATCTCATCCTCAGTGAATTTGGGTGGAGCATCACAATTCCTTGTGCTGGTGCATTTCTTTTAAGCGCATGGAAGATTACAGTTGCTCCAGCTATAGGCCAAGTTTTGAATATGGGCGCCAAGGGAGCCGTCCTGTTGAGATGCAAGCAGTGGGTGTTACAAGGTATTGCTCATAAAAAACTCATTCAGACATATTCACGAACACCTTGAGTGCATCATGAAATATGATATATTCTACAATGTTTTTGTGATGGGGGATTGGATAAATGGTGAAATATACATACCTTGAGAAGGTGTGGTTTGATGTAAAGGAGATTGACGATGACAACTTTCAGAAACTTGAATGGCATCCGATGGAGCGGCAATTTCTTCGGGAAAATCGGTGGGCACCGATGGAGGTTTGGGGGAAGTGAGAAAGAAAGAGATAAGGATGAGGTTCAGGAAATGCACACTCGGATTTAACCTGTTGGAGGAAGAACATGTGTTTCAGCTGTCAATTCTTCTTCAAGTCCGTAGAACTATTCCTTTCAACCTCACGTATCTGAATAAGAAAGAAGACTGAACAAAAGCAAATATATAGCAACCTTGGCCCACTGGGCCGAATTTGTCAAATTAGCCAAATTGGGCCAAATTGGCAATTGGCCCAAATTGGCTAGGGGGCAATTGTTGTGCCTAAAATATAATCCAAGAAGCTCACTTTGAAGCCCATGAGCAGTAGCCCAACAAAGGAAAGCCCAGGAGAATAGCGGTTGGCCCAGGGAAAAGCACGATGCACCATTATACGACGTGGAAATCGTGGGGAGATCGTGGAATGTGGCTGAAACTCACACGTGGAAGGTGACAAAAGCAGAAGGAATAATCAGAAAAGAAGGGCCGACAAAAACAACACAAACATCCAACAAAGCTACAACAAAAGCTTCTTCAATTATCTCAATATTTTATCTGCATATTTTCCAATTTCTAGCATCCTAGTTTCTTTAGATTTTGACATATTTCTCCAACTTTCTTGTAAAAAATTTCGTTTATGTTCATAACAACGtaattaaatttgatgtttTTCATAGATTTTCTcttcaatttcattatattcCTCAATTTATATTTTTCGCTTTGAAGCCACACCGAGGGAATTAGAACTAACGGTCTAATCGGGACTCGCAACGCTTGACAAAAAAGTCAGATCATTTCACAACTTTGGCACAAACACGTGCCTGACACGCCCGCAAATTTTCGTGACAAACACAATCTAAATATTTGGATGCACATTTAGTTGAAAAATCTCTCAAACTCATATACTCAATACAAACactaattttcatttttttctcatcaatatatttttctttttatttttatttattaaaaacatatTCCTTTATTGTTAACAACAtgttaaaatcaaaatattatatatatatatatatatatatatatataaatatgtgtgattaatatataattttagaaGTTTAACAAATCATATAAGAATAACtgcaataaattaaatatattaaaattttacaaatctaaaataattgcaaatattttaacatacctattatttatttttaggtACCAACaattgtcttttttttttattgacatattgttaaaaacaaaattgatatatttttttatacaaaagttatttaaaatgaatgaaattatttctgtttgattatttattaatcttgaaaattattattatgtatttttttaaaatactaattatttaaataaacatgttgatttgacttgtgaataattgaagtttaattgcaataaatttaatACTGATTAATTTATTGTCTTTCGTAAAATcaatatgtaaaaaatattatattgagagagaaatatttgaaataaataaaagttattCACGTTCAATTGTTagttcaaataaattttagaaatcataaaaataaattaaaaaatccaTAGAGTTCTATGAAAAGGTTTACAAATGTAAATAAAagtcttgtaaaataaatttacaagatTCTGTGAAATTTTTTAGAAATCTGTGAGATTCTGCAAAAGTCAATAGAAATCTATAAATTTCACAAAAgtatgttatttaaaaaaagcCAACAAATCTCTGTAACGAATAcactaataaaaatatttgaataggATCGGATCAATTCGTCCCGTCTAATAAGAAATCAGCTCATCTTTAAATTATCTTTATATCGATATAATATTGTTGACAACTCATTATAAAATCTAATGTCACATATTAGTTTAATCTGGCTCATATTTAATAtctgacaaaaacttgtgtgagacggtctcacgagtcatattttgtaagacatatatcttatttgggtcatccatgaaaatattactttttatgttaagattattattttttattgtgaatatcgatatgattgaccatgtctcatagataaagattcgtgagacagtctcacaagatacctatcCTTGAATATTTATTCGAATCaaatatcataataaatttttctgaaattataaaattattatattacaCAATAAATGTAATAGATCGATTATATACATGTCGTCATCTTTCTAAATATACGTATCCCAATAAAATACCGAAAATAAGATGGAATATCCGAATATTCCTTcagaatattattaatatataatttgattCCCATTAAAGAATATTCtaattgggaaaaaaaaattaaacacgtGCTTAAAGACGAAAGGGTGACTCGGCGTTTTCCTTATTTTTTATACATTAAATTAAGTTTAATTTGTCAATATTCAGTggttcaattttaaaaattaaaagacagTAGCTCAACTAATAAAAATGAAAGGACCcgtgaattattaaattcagaTATAAATGGTAAAATCGATAATTTATATGGCTCAATTTCGGATTATATATGTCAAAATGGAATGGATagaaaaaatcgaatttttattaaattaatgatttatttataattttatttagattataaaatttatgatattatattttaataatgaagaataattttgaataattttttagtttatttaaattttatgcttaaatgttttatttataaattatttaagaagataatatattatattttaaaatatgtttttactattaatttaaataattatcaaaaCTGAAAATATCCTAACCGTTTTGATAGAAAATTAAAccgaaagaaaataattaagatattaaattatatatttataaaatggaAAACCAAAACGCACCCCTAAGAACAATACTCTGCATTACttttatgtttcaaaatttcatataaggcaaaaacttgtgtgagacggtctcacgggtcatatttgtGAGATaagtctcttatttgggtcatccataaaaaaattatgctaagaatattactttttattgtgaatatgggtaaagttgatccgtctcacagattaagatccgtgagacggtctcacatgagacccacTCTTCATATAATTTGTTTATATAATAATTGTTAGAcacaaaataaaaatcatttttaaaagtCATTCTAATAtaaaatcaataatatttttaaaatattacatgaaatataaataaaagaaactATATTTAAGTCACATATGTTTTGTttgataatttatattattaaaattttattctattatgttatttttatttttttcgtaattttttttatttgatataaatataACGTTGACATATGTAatattatatcataatttttattaaataatgaaatttgtctagttaaaagatcaaaataaaaaaacttacTGAATAGAATTTCCcctaaacaaaattaataatattcataaaaatattCTTAGAATCCCCATCTCAAAGTTAAAATTTATCCAGAGTTCCAATTTGATTGGATTTCTCATTCCGTCATTTTCGGAGCGTGCAAAAAGGATTCGTTGGTTGTTAGAAGTCATGGAGGAAGCAAATATTAGCCAAGACTTTTAAttcaatattatttatatatatatataaagaaggAGCGGAGAAGGAAGTGATTCAAGAAACGCGTTGAACAATTAAGTCTCCGAGGCGGACGAATTCTTGCTCGCGGTCGGTGGATTGTGTCGGGCTGTCATCTTTGCTGGCTGGCAGCCCGATTTTGACTTTAATTTATTCGTCTCGTGCTGATCTGGTTGAGGCCCTCTTCTATTTTCGATCTTTTTAATGTTTTATTGGATTGATGTTATCATAATTTTGATAGAACTTTATTTATAATCAACTTTCACGCAGGTTGTTCTGGTTTTGTCTTCTTGGATTTGTGGGGTGTGCGTGACTGAATTAAGTGTGCAGAATTATTGACGCGCTtagtttatttgatttgatttcttGTTGTTCGTTAGATTTTGCGGAAATAAGAAATTGATTGTTGTTTGAATGAGATAAAGATTGTAGAAAAAGTCATGGGTTCTTTTGCCGGATTCATTCAAAGGCCGGTTATTGCTGCCTCTGCGGTAGCTGCAGCCTCCATATCTGCTGATTTCTTCGACAAATTGGGCCCTTCAAGATCTTCTAACACTTCATCTTCTTTGGAAGAATCAAACCCTTCTTCCATTTCATCACATTCATCACGAGAAACAAGAAATTCGTCGTGGGTCTCTCAGATTTCGGTTTCGAGATTGACCCAATTGCGTTTTGTTACTAGAATTCAGGTTCCCATGCCTAAGGCACGGATACCATTCCCTAACACTAACTCGAATTATCATTATCATTCTTTGGCCATGTATTCTCctgttttatttgatttatatcgcTCTGCCAACTTGGGAAAATTCGCTAATCCCATTGTAGATAGATATGATATTCCGTCATCGCCATCTGATGTTTTGTATAGATGGCATTTGCCGGAGCCTAACACCGTTGGATTATCCGGTGGTTCTTCGAATAAAGCTAGGACAGTAGTTGTCTTGCTAGGGTGGCTGGGGGCAAAGCAGAAGCATCTTAAGAGATATGCCGAATGGTATACTTCAAGAGGGTTTCATGTGATAACGTTTACTTTCCCCATGTCCGAGGTCCTCAGCTATCAAGTTGGAGGAAAAGCTGAGAAGAATGTAGAATTGCTTGTGAATCATCTTGCTGAGTGGCTTGAGGAGGAGCATGGGAAAAATTTGGTCTTTCATACTTTCAGTAATACTGGGTGGTTAACGTAAGTTTCCTTGTTTTATAATGATTTATCAAATTAAACCAAATGCTATTTATATTTGTACGTTCGAAATTGAACACGAATTTTATAATGCCAGCTTGAAAGCTCGACTAGAAACTTGTATTTGAATTCTTTTGGCTCTAGTTTGGGTACAATAATAAATTGAGAAGCTCGGATGGAGCTTCATTTCATTTGCCACCATACAATGATGTTGAGAAGTGGATTTTGGGATATATGTAGTAAAGCAACGCGGTGATGTATGTGTATCTTGTTTGTATTGCAGTTATGGGGTCATTTTGGAAAAGCTTCAGAAGAAGGATTCCGATCTAATAGAAAGGATTAAAGGCTGCATTGTGGATTCTGCTCCTGTGGCGGCCCCTGATCCTCAGGTAATATTTCTTGCGTGGTTAAACGAGGACAACCTTTCTCAGCTTACTTAAATGATAGAATTTGAAAATCGTCTTTGCGTAATATGCTTAATATAGATAATTTTAATCTGTCATACATAATTACCTATATCTGAAGCTGACCTATACGACCAGCTGTATTAAGAGCATTTTTACCTTCTGGCCTTTCTATTTTGTACATAATTTGTTCAATATTATTGAGTGAGTTTCTTGACTAGTGCTGTAGTTTCATCGTCTGTCATCTGGTTGTACGGTAAACTAAAAACTAAGACCAGGATACGCTTTCCGCTGACAGAGATGAGGAAAAGTGTATTTGTACATTAAGTTTGGTTGAAATGTGTTCTATGTCATAAACTTTTATCTTGTGCCTGAGGTAAAAGTTTTTTTGACTTGTTTTTATATCTATCTAGGTCTGGGCTTCTGGATTTTCTGCAGCTTTTCTGAAGAAAAACAGTGTTTCGACGAAGGGTTCTTTTGATGAACCGAATACGGGGGCACTGGCTGAAACCAGAACCTCCATTGAAGTAAAACCCGCATTAACTGAGGCAGCTCTGCTCCTCATTCTAGAGAAGTTCTTTGGAGTGGTTTTGAATTATCCTTCCGTAAATAGGTATCGATTAACTTGTCCTAGCTATATTGATTTAGTATATACTGATTGATATCATAGCAGAGATTACGTTTTACGGCATTCAATGCCATTTTTCTGCATGACACTTACACTGCTTACCTATTTCTGAAAAATCACAGGAGGCTCTCGGATGTACTGAGTCTATTATCATCTCAACAACCATCATGCCCGCAACTATACATCTACAGCTCTGCCGACAAAGTGATTCCAGCAGGGTCGGTCGAGTCCTTCATCGAAGGGCAACGGCGTAGTGGGGTTGAGGTTAGAGCCTGTAACTTCGTTTCTACACCCCATGTGGATCATTTTCGGAACGACCCGAAATTGTACTCTTCTCAGCTCACTCAGTTTCTGGAGGATTGTGTACTGGTTCAATGCAAAAACTCTTCTTGAAATACTTTGCTGACCAATTCTTGATTCTTTTTCTGGTATCCCTTTTTTTATACTACTGATTTTGTACCTACACTTGGTCTCCTCTTtcattcatcaatactaaaatttataaataacgTTGTATTCATACATTAAATTTCCATATCGCTTACATGTAGTTTAGGTAAGGCCTTAGCAATTAGCAAATATTCCAAACAATTGCAATTAATAGGAGCATTTGTGAGTATTGAAAGAAATTAAAGGGAGAAATAattgttatattatttaaatcGTGATTAATATTAGTTTTTAGTTTGGCAATTGTCGCTACGAATAAATTAGTTAGAAAATTAAAGttaataacaataaaataatatagaaTACAATTTCTCAATTAATATATCTTCatagtttatatatttttaaattttttatatttttaaattttctctctttaacataattttattgttattttataaataaatgatATCACAAGAAGATATATAGAAAAACAATTAACTATACAATAGTAGAATGATATGGTAATGTGAAGTTTAATACTAAcatatttattgttattattaatcAAATGCAgagagtttaataaattaatttgagaaGTTATATCgacaattataaattttaataaataaataattttataaaatatgaatcTTTTAGAACAATTTAGCTACATGAAGAAATTTAAAGAGTTTAGTAAAAAAACCTTTTTTTTTGTATTagacaaatttataaattcagaATACAAAATTTGGTAATATGTGATCTTTcgatttactatttttacagggtTTCATTACTCATTAACTATAGCATATTTCCCCTACTTATTTAACTacaaatgttttaaaaatttatataactCAAACAACAAAATATATTCATAAGTAACTCAGTATTGTCAATCATGATAACCCACCTAGCTACTCAAGtttaaatgaaatttaaaagTTATTATTACAAATtactaataaaatattaattttaatattaaaattggaaaaattaaAAGGCACTAATTAAAGATCCTAGCAACTCAAAAATGGGAACATAATTGCAATTTAATTGAATCTCACATAAATTAAGAAACTGAAAATTTATATCAATCAACTACAAAATGATAATCAATTGTGCAGGAAAGTAAAATGCTCTTCAAATATATTtagttaataataaaaaattcatttttaaaaatttaataaaaaatatcataataaaaAACACAAGTTTAACAAATTTACATCTTATTTCTAATAttcgtttaaaaaaaaaagaagatatgTTACTTTTTTTGTTTCAAgtattgattatgagatttACGAAATTGgcattcataatcaatattcataattatttaaattataactttttttttatgatCAGTTCATTCAATAATAATTATCGGGGTTTATTCAAAATAGAAAAGTTGGCACAATTACTACctggaaaataaaaaaaaaatcttatgcATTTCCACAATTACAATTGGATTTGATTCATTTCACTTGAAACCAATTTCTATCATAGTTTTAGATTTTTATATgtgtttttaattatatatgaaattttaagaaaataaaagtTTTTCTAAATCAATGAGAACATGGAAAATTTCACAATTCAGCGAGTAactgaaaaattataaatattttgacTATGCTacaattttaaaacataattaaaaacaaataatttcAAATGTCTAATATGTTAGAGTAAGTGTTCAGCGAGCCAACTAGTTGCTTGAATTTTATTGacttttgtataaaaataatatttattttaataatattttacgttttatCCAATTGTAATGTTTACTTTATCCGTACACACATACAAACTGCATAGAGAAAGTCATTGAATATACTATAGTACCATGAGGTACACAAGCCGTGTAGGTAGTGAAATTAATTAGAAgtgtattgtatattctaaactcgttcctagtcgattctgctgcctaaaataaggatatgtcactcgagctcgagactagcatctgtgatgttaaCGCTACATTTCATTGGTATGCGCATGCAGATGAGTAattatatgatgattatactgaacaaccctccaccaagtggttatcacttacCGCGTGGATTAATTTACAGTTATGGTCGTACATCATTTGTTctttgacccgagacaacataTAGACTCTACATATTAGTGCTGGACTTTGACTCATTTACTGACACCGTGAGGGTCATTAGGTGGCGATATTTATTGTAGTTTCGACATGCATTATGCGTAGGAGACGATGCAATGTAGTCGGTGATTCACTGTTCACCTACAGATGTGGATGTGATATGATGAGTCAATAGTGCAAAGATACATGACATCGTTATCAGATTCATATACTactctcgatatatcaatagttgcagattcgatcaggaAATATGTGTCAActtactgtacgctaaccataacatACTGGTTCTCGCAAGCACTATAAGTGATACCTAAGAGATCATGAGACGATGATAATAAATGCCATTCCATGATCTAGTGGGTGCAATCAGAACTTACTTCTGATGTACTtgtgatcaaggagttgatgcaCATAATCGGGCAAACAAAGGTAAGCCCGTATAAGAGACAAATATTATCTCATATCACATGAGTTGTGAACCTACAACATATCTCTGGACCATTGAGACTCATACAAGTATTGGATTATGTGTTCTCATTGACGCAGatgaattcaaggagttgaatttgatgattatgtttgatggagatcaaacacatagctcataaaaaattttataagtGAATTTCATATTTGAAAGTTGTGGAAGTTAGCGTGACTGCTAATTTTATGAGGAGAGTGCAATTGCATAATTTAATGAATGAGTTCTAAAATAGCAgctaaaaaataaattagtgAAAAATTATGATTGTCGAAATTCTCACTTTGCATCATAATAATGAGTTTTGTATCATCGTCATATAGGATATATCTGATCGCAAATCGGGATTGTGATGAAACAAGACTAATGAATTGTTTGATTAATTGAACTTGAGTTTTCCTTGTCAAACATGGATACCCAAAGAGAATTCTAGAAGGTACTAGAATAACATGGATATATAAGGGCATATATAATCCTATCAAATATGTTAAAAGTTGATACGATAAACATGAGAGATTTGACAAGAGAGAGATTCCTAGTTCTAGTAAAATTTGGATTCAACAATTGAAAGAGAATAAATATGTGTATTCAATAGTTGAGACAACACAAGACAATCAAGATTGTAGATTTTCCCTTCTCTCATCTTTAAAAACTTGACCACTGCCACCTTGTGAAGGTATCCATGGCTGAGCATCTCCTTTCCACCGCCGTACTCCGCCGCTGCCCCGCCACACTGCCGTGGGAATTCCGCTGTCTTCTGGTTGTCCAATTTTAACTCGAACTTCTTCTATATTCTCTAGCACGAATTAGAAGAGAAACACAATCTTCGATCGTAGACTTAATATGACGATTGAAGATCAATGTATGATCCAATTTATTATTCGTATGGAGATATAAAAAGTAATGTTACAGCCTAAACATCAAGATAATTGGAGCCGAGCATAAATCACTAAAAGGTAAATTTCGAATAAACACCTTATGAATAGATTTAGAATCATACGATACACAAGTCAATTTTTGAACGTCAAacccaaaattttaaacttccgctgcatttTGGGTACGAAAAAACAGTACACCAACAAATATTACCTatcatatttgatattaaaaattggataatatttgaaatgCTACAAATCTAAAACATAAAAATCTAATGATTTCAAATGTTCAGTATTCCATATATGTCTATttgtaatattaaaattttgtatgGCCTTTTTGATTGACTATATTTGAGCCTAGAGTACTTTGATCTTATACTCCTTGTCAAGGACCCGGATTGCTTAGTTTTAGAAGTTAGATTTCTTTATATTTCAATCATTTGTTATGTTTCATACGTAGAGACCCGAGTTCCATTTTATgtacttaaaatgatgaaacaTGACTGAAGGGTCATTAATAATAAGCATAAACATGATTGGAACCACCGAAGTGAGATCGAACCTTGCGAAAGTTCGAAACATCCAAACCTGCGAGACCAATATGACAACTTATGTGTCAAAGTGCAGCGACACATAACATTTCAGACCTTCCGAATCCAGGTGGCCAGATAGGTGGCAAATAAAGCATGACACGTAGCGCATGCATAGTTCGGACCATCAGAATTGGAGTTCGGACCGTCCGAACTCTGCCTGTAAATAGGTTATCCGAACTTCAGAATTCTGCACGATTATGGTTGAGCATTTTCTCATTTCAAACCATATTTTAGTGTTTTCTTGTCGTATTATCGAGGACCAGCGAGCAGTGAGGCGCTACTGAAGTCGCAACAAAGCTAGGCTGGAGCGGCGGGGCTTTTAACATCAAAATGCTAACGACATACGCAAGTAGAGCTCAATAGCCTTATATAGGGTTGGAGTATGATCAGATcagtatgttgattatgttgtcCAGGACCGAAGCTTAGGATTCATAGACCATTTGTTTAGAGATACGTAAGTGCTGTCCGAGATATCCTAGCTGAGTATGAATTTCTATATGTTTCATTTTACTTGACATGTTTTTCTGTTGCATATCTTATGTCGCGATTATTATGTTGCATGCATATCACGTTGAGCACATCATATCATTTAGATAGCCCTG is part of the Primulina tabacum isolate GXHZ01 chromosome 18, ASM2559414v2, whole genome shotgun sequence genome and encodes:
- the LOC142533114 gene encoding uncharacterized protein LOC142533114, whose protein sequence is MGSFAGFIQRPVIAASAVAAASISADFFDKLGPSRSSNTSSSLEESNPSSISSHSSRETRNSSWVSQISVSRLTQLRFVTRIQVPMPKARIPFPNTNSNYHYHSLAMYSPVLFDLYRSANLGKFANPIVDRYDIPSSPSDVLYRWHLPEPNTVGLSGGSSNKARTVVVLLGWLGAKQKHLKRYAEWYTSRGFHVITFTFPMSEVLSYQVGGKAEKNVELLVNHLAEWLEEEHGKNLVFHTFSNTGWLTYGVILEKLQKKDSDLIERIKGCIVDSAPVAAPDPQVWASGFSAAFLKKNSVSTKGSFDEPNTGALAETRTSIEVKPALTEAALLLILEKFFGVVLNYPSVNRRLSDVLSLLSSQQPSCPQLYIYSSADKVIPAGSVESFIEGQRRSGVEVRACNFVSTPHVDHFRNDPKLYSSQLTQFLEDCVLVQCKNSS